Proteins from one bacterium genomic window:
- a CDS encoding DNA-directed RNA polymerase subunit beta, producing MAIAPAVDRLSFSKIPEVSPLPDLIAVQRESFSWFLEEGLSRIFQQLSPIEDFGGQLALDLSDHYFGEPLMTEEEAKERDTSYSKPLHVIARFVNRNTGEIKEQRVFLGDFPMMTRNGTFIINGTERVVVSQLVRSPGVYFDHSVDKASDKDVYGAKVIPGQGAWMQFDIDKRDTVGVRVDRKRRQYITSFVRALGIAETDDEILRLFHDADVIANTLDKDPVGDVEDAMLDFYRKQRPGEPTTLDSAKGLIGSIFFNSKRYDLTEVGRYKVNQKFDNPDGHSSENGLFTPDDFIDTIRYLIHLQQGKETMTTRAGTEVVVRTDDTDHFGNRRVRTVGELVQNQIRVGLSRMERQVRERMSTQDPDSITPTSLINIRPVVGSIKEFFGSSQLSQFMDQPNPLAGLTHRRRLSALGPGGVSRERAGFEVRDVHPSHYGRMCPIETPEGPNIGLIGSLASYARVNRFGFIETPYREVKDGRVTDVTKHLTASEEERFVIAQANSELNLDGTFVRDRVLVRRAGGEIDRVPPRDVDYMDISPKQIVSVATSLIPFLEHDDANRALMGSNMQRQAVPLLQAEAPLVGTGVEARAAQDSGDLITSEVAGVVTSINGNEIVISETGTDEEHRYRLRKFERSNQGTSINQKPVVDIGDEISAGTVIADGPSTEAGELALGKNLLAAFMPWKGHNFEDAVVLSERLVKKDVLTSIHIEEYEVDARDTKLGAEEITRDIPNVAEEVLKDLDDEGVIRVGANVGPGDYLVGKVTPKGETEMTPEERLLRAIFGEKAREVRDSSLKVPHGESGKVIDVRVYRRADGYDDLQPGVNELVRVCVASQRKISEGDKLAGRHGNKGVIAKILPEEDMPFLADGTPIDIVLSPLGVPSRMNLGQVLETHLGWAAAQGWRPFKSETPAAEGRPPRSRVATPVFDGARQSEIRDVIANSLPNRDGMRLVGDDGKATLYDGRTGRPFDTTITVGYLYILKLVHLVDDKLHARSTGPYSMITQQPLGGKAQFGGQRFGEMEVWALEAYGAAYALQELLTIKSDDVLGRVKVYESIVKGDNIPEPGIPESFKVLIKEMQSLCLNVELLSAGEEVQFRDLDEDLYRTSESLGIDLSRPERREEG from the coding sequence TTGGCCATAGCCCCCGCTGTTGATCGACTGTCCTTCTCCAAGATCCCCGAGGTCAGTCCCCTGCCCGACCTCATCGCGGTCCAGCGCGAGTCCTTCAGCTGGTTCCTCGAAGAAGGCCTCAGCCGGATCTTCCAGCAGCTCTCACCCATCGAGGACTTCGGCGGGCAGCTGGCTCTCGACCTCAGCGATCACTACTTCGGGGAGCCGCTGATGACCGAGGAGGAGGCGAAGGAGCGGGACACGAGCTACTCCAAGCCCCTTCACGTGATCGCCCGGTTCGTGAACCGCAACACCGGCGAGATCAAGGAACAGAGGGTGTTCCTGGGCGACTTCCCGATGATGACCCGCAACGGCACCTTCATCATCAATGGCACCGAGCGGGTGGTGGTGAGCCAGCTGGTTCGGTCTCCGGGCGTGTACTTCGACCACTCGGTGGACAAGGCGTCCGACAAGGACGTGTACGGCGCCAAGGTGATACCCGGCCAGGGTGCCTGGATGCAGTTCGACATCGACAAGCGCGACACGGTCGGCGTACGGGTGGACCGCAAGCGGCGCCAGTACATCACGTCGTTCGTTAGGGCGCTGGGCATCGCAGAGACCGATGACGAGATACTCCGCCTGTTCCATGACGCGGATGTCATCGCCAACACCCTGGACAAGGACCCGGTGGGTGACGTCGAGGATGCCATGCTCGACTTCTACCGCAAGCAACGCCCCGGCGAGCCGACCACCCTGGACTCCGCCAAGGGCCTGATCGGCTCCATCTTCTTCAACTCGAAGCGTTACGACCTCACCGAGGTAGGCCGCTACAAGGTCAACCAGAAGTTCGATAACCCGGACGGACACTCATCCGAGAACGGTCTCTTCACCCCGGACGACTTCATCGACACCATCCGCTACCTGATCCACCTCCAGCAGGGTAAGGAGACCATGACCACCCGGGCCGGTACCGAGGTGGTGGTCCGTACCGACGACACGGACCACTTCGGAAACCGCCGGGTACGGACGGTCGGGGAGTTGGTCCAGAACCAGATCCGGGTGGGTCTGAGCCGGATGGAACGCCAGGTGAGGGAGCGGATGTCCACCCAGGACCCGGACTCCATCACGCCCACCTCCCTCATCAACATCCGGCCGGTGGTGGGCTCGATCAAGGAGTTCTTCGGGTCCAGCCAGCTCAGCCAGTTTATGGACCAGCCCAACCCGCTGGCCGGACTCACCCACAGGAGGCGCCTGTCGGCGCTGGGTCCGGGCGGCGTATCGCGGGAGCGGGCAGGCTTCGAGGTGCGGGACGTCCATCCCTCCCACTACGGGCGCATGTGCCCCATCGAAACCCCCGAGGGTCCCAACATCGGGTTGATCGGGTCCCTCGCCAGCTATGCCAGGGTCAATCGGTTCGGCTTCATCGAGACCCCCTACCGCGAGGTCAAGGACGGCCGGGTGACCGACGTCACCAAGCACCTGACCGCTTCGGAGGAGGAGCGCTTCGTGATCGCCCAGGCCAACTCGGAGTTGAACCTGGACGGCACCTTCGTTCGCGACCGGGTTCTGGTCCGGCGAGCCGGTGGCGAGATCGACCGGGTACCGCCCAGGGACGTCGACTACATGGACATCTCACCCAAGCAGATCGTCTCGGTGGCCACCTCCCTGATCCCGTTCCTCGAGCACGACGACGCCAACCGGGCGCTCATGGGCTCCAACATGCAACGCCAGGCGGTTCCGCTGCTCCAGGCCGAGGCGCCCCTCGTGGGCACGGGCGTGGAAGCCAGGGCCGCCCAGGACTCCGGTGATCTGATCACCTCCGAGGTGGCGGGCGTGGTGACCTCCATCAACGGCAACGAGATCGTGATCTCCGAAACCGGAACCGATGAGGAGCACCGCTACCGGCTCCGCAAGTTCGAGCGCTCCAACCAGGGCACCTCGATCAACCAGAAGCCGGTGGTGGACATCGGGGACGAGATATCGGCGGGGACCGTGATCGCCGACGGGCCCTCCACCGAGGCGGGAGAGCTGGCGCTGGGCAAGAACCTGCTGGCCGCTTTCATGCCGTGGAAGGGCCACAACTTCGAGGACGCCGTAGTCCTCAGCGAGCGTCTGGTGAAGAAGGATGTGCTGACCTCGATCCATATCGAGGAGTACGAGGTCGACGCTCGCGACACCAAGTTGGGCGCAGAGGAGATCACCCGCGACATCCCGAACGTAGCGGAGGAGGTACTCAAGGACCTCGACGACGAGGGCGTTATCCGGGTGGGCGCCAATGTGGGACCGGGCGACTATCTAGTCGGCAAGGTGACACCCAAGGGTGAGACCGAGATGACCCCGGAGGAGCGCCTGCTTCGGGCCATCTTCGGGGAGAAGGCCCGAGAGGTCAGGGACTCCTCCCTCAAGGTTCCCCACGGTGAGTCCGGCAAGGTGATCGATGTACGGGTCTACCGGCGGGCGGACGGCTACGACGATCTCCAGCCCGGTGTCAACGAGCTGGTACGGGTGTGCGTGGCCAGCCAGCGCAAGATCTCCGAAGGCGACAAGCTGGCGGGCCGGCACGGCAACAAGGGCGTGATCGCCAAGATACTCCCGGAGGAGGACATGCCCTTCCTGGCGGACGGGACCCCAATCGACATCGTGCTCTCGCCGCTGGGCGTTCCATCCCGGATGAACCTCGGTCAGGTGCTGGAGACGCATCTCGGATGGGCCGCCGCTCAGGGATGGCGCCCCTTCAAGAGCGAGACCCCGGCGGCGGAGGGCAGGCCGCCCCGCTCTCGCGTGGCCACGCCTGTGTTCGACGGGGCCCGGCAGAGCGAGATACGCGACGTCATCGCCAACAGCCTTCCCAACCGGGACGGGATGCGCCTGGTGGGCGACGACGGCAAGGCGACTCTCTACGACGGGCGGACCGGGAGGCCCTTCGACACGACCATCACGGTGGGATACCTCTACATCCTCAAGCTGGTCCACCTGGTGGATGACAAGCTCCATGCCCGTTCGACCGGTCCCTACTCGATGATCACCCAGCAGCCGTTGGGCGGTAAGGCGCAGTTCGGCGGCCAGCGCTTCGGGGAGATGGAGGTGTGGGCTCTCGAGGCCTACGGCGCCGCCTACGCCCTCCAGGAGCTGCTGACAATCAAGTCGGACGATGTCCTGGGTCGGGTCAAGGTCTACGAGTCGATCGTCAAGGGCGACAACATACCCGAACCGGGGATCCCGGAGTCCTTCAAGGTGCTAATCAAAGAGATGCAGAGCCTGTGTCTCAACGTAGAGTTGCTGTCGGCGGGAGAGGAAGTCCAGTTCAGAGACCTGGACGAGGACCTCTATCGCACGTCGGAGTCACTCGGAATCGATCTGTCGCGTCCGGAGCGCAGGGAAGAAGGTTGA
- the rpoC gene encoding DNA-directed RNA polymerase subunit beta', with product MFDELKIGLASPEQIRSWSFGEVKKPETINYRTLKPEKEGLFDERIFGPQKDWECACGKYKRIRYRGITCEKCNVEVTRSKVRRERMGHIELAAPVTHIWFFKGVPSRLGYLLDMSPKELEKVIYFASYVVTELDERKRLEDLPRLEEEMEAGIELEQEDFDEWREARLQRHEEEIRRMEEGGAKPQEITQRRREVEREVLDRESRCEQECELYREAFETFRSLKPKKLVESEQLWRMLDDQYKDYFSGGMGAEAVKALLRRIDLDAEMAMLRENLVATSAQRRHRATQRIKVVKPFWEGKHSPRSMIVESVPVIPPDLRPMVQLDGGRFATSDLNDLYRRVINRNNRLKRLLDLNAPEIIVNNEKRMLQEAVDALFDNGRRGKAVTGQGNRPLKSLTDMLKGKQGRFRQNLLGKRVDYSGRSVIVVGPQLKLHQCGLPKVMALELFKPFVMKRLVDRDIAQNIKSAKRMVERRRPQVWDVLKEVIQEHPVLLNRAPTLHRLGIQAFEPILVEGKAIQIHPLVCEAFNADFDGDQMAVHLPLSAEAQAEARVLMLSTNNVLSPASGYPIVAPSQDMVIGIYYLSEKVEDAKGAGRVFADPDEALMAYDLGEISLHAPIKLRLGQIAGDPVMHAELADFIPNLITEAPVDGDQLFETTLGRTLLNQVMPEGFPVLDAMVLKGDLKVLIAEIIERYGKNVVQRTLDGLKELGFDYSTRSGLTMGLRDVRAPRDKQRILNKHQKKADAQDRQYQRGIITQDELHQELIEIWTEATEEVTASMEKTLASDDFNPIDMMVKSGARGNRMQVRQIAGMRGLVANPKGDIIPRPIKANFLEGLTVLEYFISTHGARKGLADTALRTADSGYLTRRLVDVSQEIIVQDEDSEDRGIRIPIRVMEGKEWQLIPNLRNRVYGRVLVDDVLVDGEPVVTKDGRELVAGEVLDRYAMVALEAASEVLSVRVRSPLTDEIPHGISQASYGLSMATGRMVEPGEAVGIMAAQSIGEPGTQLTMRTFHTGGVAGQDITHGLPRVVELFEARSPKGKAVLSEVGGRVRIEETEEGGRAIVIESSEGETQYEVSRRARLTVRNDQEIAPGTPLTEGPLDPKEVCDIQGVRACQQYLVEQVQEVYRNQGVDIHDKHIELIVRQMLRRVRVARSNDSDFLPLQLVDYGEFREENRRLVAEGRQPAEGRPELMGITKASLATDSWLSAASFQETTRVLTEAAINGRSDHLRGLKENVIIGKLIPAGTGATRYQSIKPDLPEASVLPSNLGADWLASLQMPGEEGEPNGELAEHGDAGTGVGLREPEEELVTSDPAPVE from the coding sequence GTGTTCGACGAGCTCAAGATCGGATTGGCTTCGCCCGAACAGATCCGCTCCTGGTCGTTCGGTGAGGTGAAGAAGCCGGAGACCATCAACTACCGGACTCTCAAGCCCGAGAAGGAGGGACTGTTCGACGAGCGCATCTTCGGTCCCCAGAAGGACTGGGAGTGCGCCTGCGGCAAGTACAAGCGGATCCGTTACCGGGGCATCACCTGCGAGAAGTGCAACGTGGAGGTGACCCGCAGCAAGGTGCGCCGGGAACGCATGGGCCACATCGAGTTGGCTGCTCCGGTCACTCATATCTGGTTCTTCAAGGGCGTCCCCTCCCGCCTCGGCTACCTGCTCGACATGTCCCCCAAGGAACTCGAGAAGGTCATCTACTTCGCCTCCTACGTGGTCACCGAGCTCGACGAGAGGAAGCGTCTCGAAGACCTGCCGCGGCTGGAGGAGGAGATGGAGGCCGGGATCGAACTCGAGCAGGAAGATTTCGACGAGTGGCGGGAGGCCCGCCTCCAGCGGCACGAGGAAGAGATCCGGCGCATGGAGGAGGGGGGCGCCAAGCCCCAGGAGATCACCCAGCGGCGCCGCGAGGTCGAACGTGAGGTCTTGGATCGCGAGTCCCGGTGCGAGCAAGAGTGCGAGCTCTACCGGGAGGCCTTCGAGACCTTCCGCAGCCTGAAGCCCAAGAAGCTGGTGGAGTCGGAACAGCTGTGGCGGATGCTCGACGACCAGTACAAGGACTACTTCTCGGGGGGCATGGGCGCCGAGGCGGTCAAGGCCCTGCTGAGGCGGATCGACCTGGATGCCGAGATGGCCATGCTTCGTGAGAACCTGGTGGCCACCTCCGCCCAGCGCCGCCACCGGGCTACGCAGCGGATCAAGGTGGTGAAGCCGTTCTGGGAGGGCAAGCACTCTCCCCGGAGCATGATCGTGGAGTCGGTCCCGGTGATCCCGCCCGATCTCCGCCCGATGGTCCAGTTGGACGGCGGTCGGTTCGCGACCTCGGACCTCAACGATCTCTACCGGCGGGTCATCAACCGCAACAACCGGCTGAAGCGACTTCTCGACCTGAACGCTCCCGAGATCATCGTGAACAACGAGAAGCGCATGCTCCAGGAGGCGGTGGACGCCCTGTTCGACAACGGTCGGCGGGGCAAGGCCGTCACCGGTCAGGGCAATAGGCCTCTCAAGTCCCTGACCGACATGCTCAAGGGCAAGCAGGGCCGCTTCCGCCAGAACCTGCTGGGTAAGCGGGTGGACTACTCGGGGCGCTCGGTGATCGTGGTGGGACCGCAGCTCAAGCTCCATCAATGCGGTCTGCCGAAGGTCATGGCCCTCGAGTTGTTCAAGCCTTTCGTCATGAAGCGGCTGGTCGATCGGGACATCGCCCAGAACATCAAGTCCGCCAAGCGTATGGTGGAGCGCCGCCGTCCCCAGGTCTGGGACGTGCTCAAAGAGGTGATCCAGGAGCACCCGGTGCTGCTCAACCGCGCCCCCACGCTGCACAGGCTGGGTATCCAGGCCTTCGAGCCCATCCTGGTCGAGGGCAAGGCCATCCAGATACACCCCCTGGTGTGCGAGGCGTTCAACGCCGACTTCGACGGAGACCAGATGGCGGTACACCTGCCGCTGTCGGCCGAGGCTCAGGCGGAGGCCAGGGTCCTGATGCTCTCCACCAACAACGTCCTCTCCCCGGCCAGCGGTTACCCGATCGTGGCGCCGTCCCAGGACATGGTGATCGGTATCTACTACCTGTCCGAGAAGGTGGAGGACGCCAAGGGGGCCGGCCGGGTGTTTGCCGACCCGGACGAAGCCCTGATGGCCTACGACCTGGGTGAGATATCGCTGCACGCCCCGATCAAGCTGCGCTTGGGCCAGATCGCCGGCGATCCGGTCATGCATGCCGAGTTGGCCGACTTCATCCCGAACCTCATCACCGAGGCGCCGGTGGACGGTGACCAGCTGTTCGAGACCACCCTCGGACGGACCCTGCTCAACCAGGTAATGCCCGAGGGCTTCCCCGTTCTCGACGCCATGGTGCTGAAGGGCGACCTCAAGGTGCTGATCGCCGAGATCATCGAGCGGTACGGGAAGAACGTGGTGCAGCGAACCCTGGACGGGCTCAAGGAGTTGGGATTCGATTACTCGACCAGGTCCGGGCTGACCATGGGCCTTCGCGACGTTCGGGCGCCCCGTGACAAGCAGCGGATCCTCAACAAGCACCAGAAGAAGGCTGACGCGCAGGATCGCCAGTACCAGCGCGGCATCATCACCCAGGACGAGCTCCACCAGGAGCTGATCGAGATATGGACCGAGGCCACCGAAGAGGTGACCGCCTCCATGGAGAAGACCCTGGCCAGTGACGACTTCAACCCGATCGACATGATGGTGAAGTCCGGCGCCCGGGGGAACAGGATGCAGGTCCGCCAGATCGCCGGCATGCGGGGTCTGGTGGCCAACCCGAAGGGTGACATCATCCCCCGCCCGATCAAGGCCAACTTCCTGGAGGGCCTGACCGTGCTGGAGTACTTCATCTCCACGCACGGCGCCCGGAAGGGCCTGGCCGACACCGCCCTCCGGACCGCCGACTCGGGTTACCTGACCCGGCGCCTGGTCGATGTCTCCCAGGAGATCATCGTGCAGGACGAGGATTCGGAGGACCGGGGTATCCGCATTCCCATCCGGGTCATGGAAGGCAAGGAGTGGCAGCTGATCCCCAACCTGCGGAACCGTGTGTACGGACGGGTACTCGTAGACGACGTGCTGGTCGATGGCGAGCCGGTGGTGACCAAGGACGGGCGGGAGCTGGTGGCCGGGGAGGTCCTCGACCGTTACGCCATGGTCGCCTTGGAGGCCGCCTCGGAGGTTCTGAGCGTGCGGGTGCGCTCGCCCCTGACCGACGAGATCCCCCATGGCATAAGCCAGGCCTCGTACGGGCTGAGCATGGCCACGGGCCGGATGGTGGAGCCCGGCGAGGCGGTCGGGATCATGGCCGCCCAGTCGATCGGCGAGCCGGGAACTCAGCTGACCATGCGCACGTTCCACACCGGTGGCGTGGCCGGCCAGGACATCACCCACGGTCTTCCCAGGGTGGTCGAGCTCTTCGAGGCCCGCTCTCCCAAGGGGAAGGCGGTGCTCTCCGAGGTCGGCGGCCGGGTCCGGATCGAAGAGACGGAGGAGGGCGGACGGGCCATAGTGATCGAGTCCTCGGAAGGGGAGACCCAGTACGAGGTCTCTCGCAGGGCTCGCCTCACGGTCCGCAATGACCAGGAGATCGCGCCGGGTACGCCGCTGACGGAGGGTCCGCTCGATCCCAAGGAAGTGTGCGACATCCAGGGCGTGAGGGCCTGCCAGCAGTACCTGGTGGAACAGGTCCAGGAGGTCTACCGGAACCAGGGCGTGGACATCCACGACAAGCACATCGAGCTGATCGTGCGCCAGATGTTGCGCAGGGTTCGGGTAGCCCGCTCGAACGACTCGGACTTCCTGCCGCTCCAGTTGGTCGACTACGGGGAGTTCCGCGAGGAGAACCGCCGCCTGGTGGCTGAGGGCCGCCAGCCTGCCGAGGGACGGCCCGAGCTGATGGGAATCACCAAGGCATCGCTGGCCACGGACTCGTGGCTGTCGGCGGCCTCGTTCCAGGAGACCACCCGGGTGCTGACCGAGGCGGCCATCAACGGTCGCTCGGACCACCTGCGAGGTCTCAAGGAGAACGTGATCATCGGCAAGCTGATCCCGGCGGGAACAGGTGCCACCCGGTACCAGTCCATCAAGCCGGATCTTCCCGAGGCAAGCGTGCTCCCGTCGAACCTCGGAGCCGACTGGTTGGCGTCCCTCCAGATGCCCGGTGAGGAGGGCGAGCCGAACGGGGAGCTGGCCGAGCATGGGGACGCGGGCACCGGAGTCGGCCTCCGCGAACCCGAAGAGGAACTCGTCACCAGCGATCCGGCACCTGTTGAGTAG
- a CDS encoding sugar phosphate nucleotidyltransferase, translating into MLRPVILAGGSGTRLWPLSRPEHPKPLVRPAGGRSMLQETLLRAALLPEPADPIIVCGEDHYPPVSDQLAEIGVRRFQAVLEPVGRSTAPAAAAAALLSAADDLLLVLPADHAVRDTAAFVEVVERATAAARAGWLVTFGVTPDRPETGYGYIEHGPAVADLPGVMRIASFREKPDRPTARRYVESGRYSWNSGMFLFRAGTFVDELASASPGIIRQVRAALGGRGDEGPVVLEEQAFSACPEGSIDRVVMERTRRGAMAPFEAGWSDLGSWAALWERAAGDEHGNVVAGPAEVRSVSSSYVSAGERPVLVLGLDGVIVVDTGDAVLVAAMDLAQDVRPPGT; encoded by the coding sequence ATGCTCCGACCGGTGATCCTGGCGGGAGGATCGGGCACCCGGCTGTGGCCGCTGTCGCGTCCCGAGCATCCCAAGCCGCTGGTCCGACCGGCCGGCGGGCGTTCGATGTTGCAGGAGACCCTCCTGCGCGCCGCCCTGCTCCCGGAACCGGCGGATCCGATCATCGTGTGCGGTGAGGACCACTACCCACCCGTATCCGACCAACTGGCCGAGATCGGGGTGAGACGCTTCCAGGCGGTGCTGGAACCGGTGGGCCGCAGCACCGCTCCAGCAGCAGCCGCAGCCGCGTTGCTGTCGGCGGCGGACGACCTGCTGCTGGTGCTCCCGGCCGATCATGCCGTCAGAGACACCGCAGCCTTCGTCGAGGTGGTGGAGCGAGCCACGGCCGCCGCCCGGGCCGGCTGGTTGGTCACCTTCGGCGTCACGCCGGACCGGCCCGAGACCGGATACGGCTACATCGAGCACGGGCCGGCCGTCGCCGACCTCCCGGGCGTGATGAGGATCGCCTCGTTCCGCGAGAAACCGGACCGTCCGACCGCCCGCCGTTACGTCGAGTCCGGCCGCTACTCATGGAACTCCGGCATGTTCCTGTTCCGGGCCGGCACCTTCGTCGACGAGCTGGCTTCGGCGAGTCCCGGCATCATCCGCCAGGTACGGGCGGCTCTCGGCGGCCGGGGCGACGAAGGTCCGGTGGTGTTGGAGGAGCAGGCCTTCTCAGCCTGTCCGGAAGGCTCCATCGACCGGGTGGTAATGGAGCGGACCCGCCGCGGCGCCATGGCGCCCTTCGAGGCGGGATGGTCCGACCTGGGATCGTGGGCTGCTCTCTGGGAGAGAGCAGCCGGTGACGAGCACGGGAACGTGGTGGCCGGGCCTGCCGAGGTGCGCTCGGTCTCGTCCAGCTATGTCTCCGCCGGGGAACGGCCCGTCCTGGTACTCGGCCTCGACGGGGTCATAGTGGTGGATACCGGGGACGCGGTCCTCGTGGCGGCCATGGACCTGGCCCAGGACGTCAGGCCCCCGGGAACTTAG
- a CDS encoding HD domain-containing protein yields the protein MAPAATKAAESKGRESPEEPDPLRTAFERDRDRIVHSNAFRRLARKTQVFIDPGNDHFVTRLTHTLQVAQIGRSMAVALGLNESLTEAICLGHDIGHAPFGHTGEDALDEMLDGGWVHADHSVRILSVIEPLNLTWETRDGIRAHPWRIEEGPATPEGALCRYADRIAYLSHDPVDAMRAGIIRYQDLPFRAQALLGDQHGRWVTAMVHAVIDGSISAGRVRMAPDVAEAMDDLRNFMFERVYLRAEGQALRRQAMGVVQDLVRYYEAHPSELPPSARRSDSPQRQAVDYVAGMTDRFANRVHAARCG from the coding sequence ATGGCACCCGCCGCCACCAAGGCTGCCGAGTCCAAGGGCCGGGAGAGTCCGGAGGAGCCCGACCCGCTCCGTACCGCATTCGAACGGGACCGCGACCGCATCGTCCACTCCAACGCCTTCCGGCGGCTGGCTCGCAAGACCCAGGTGTTCATCGACCCCGGCAACGACCATTTCGTCACCAGGCTCACCCACACGCTCCAGGTCGCCCAGATCGGACGCTCGATGGCGGTTGCGCTCGGCCTGAACGAGTCCTTGACCGAGGCCATCTGCCTGGGTCACGACATCGGGCACGCCCCGTTCGGTCACACCGGAGAGGACGCCCTCGACGAGATGCTCGACGGGGGTTGGGTACATGCCGACCACTCGGTACGGATCCTGTCGGTGATCGAGCCGCTCAACCTCACCTGGGAAACGCGGGACGGCATCCGCGCCCATCCGTGGCGGATCGAGGAAGGGCCCGCCACCCCGGAAGGGGCCCTGTGCCGGTACGCCGACCGGATCGCCTACCTCAGCCACGATCCCGTCGATGCCATGAGGGCCGGGATCATCCGCTACCAGGACCTGCCGTTCCGGGCGCAAGCCCTGCTCGGCGACCAGCACGGGCGTTGGGTGACCGCGATGGTGCACGCGGTGATCGACGGCTCGATAAGCGCCGGCCGTGTCCGTATGGCCCCCGATGTGGCCGAAGCCATGGACGACCTGCGGAACTTCATGTTCGAGCGGGTCTACCTGCGGGCTGAAGGTCAAGCCCTGAGGAGGCAGGCCATGGGCGTGGTCCAGGACCTGGTCCGCTACTACGAGGCGCACCCGTCCGAGCTACCTCCCTCCGCGCGGCGGTCCGACTCTCCGCAGCGCCAAGCGGTCGATTACGTGGCCGGCATGACCGATCGTTTCGCCAACCGGGTCCACGCGGCTCGCTGCGGGTAG
- the dnaX gene encoding DNA polymerase III subunit gamma/tau, with amino-acid sequence MSTLPAMEYQALYRKYRPQRFDQVIGQEHVTVTLAREIAGGRVAHAYLFTGPRGTGKTTTARLLAMALNCPDRGPDSEPCGACPSCAGVASSASMDVMELDAASHNKVEDIRELRAGVSTVASVGGARRVFILDEAHMLTKSAANALLKTLEEPPEHVHFVLATTEPYRLLDTVRSRSQRFDFHLVPTDTLTDHLRWIAEAEGFEATDGALLAVARRAAGSVRDSLSLLEQVAARDGTVTEEGVQAALGVAGPESLVKLVDAVADEAPAAALELVAHLSAGGVDLRRFAGDALGLFRGVFLTHYSSDVREFTDEPPEVIEHWQEVAGRIPAALVMRSIDILGEALVKLREGRDERMMLELAVLKLSRPELDDRPEGLLRRIERLEKGRPVAPARSPTAVPAPAATASATSAPAASTPDASAKAPAGTPASPPQEPLSIPASDQPLADADLDHIWPQLSNAVIEGLGGRLGAFFREAVPGAVDGSTLVLHLPAGYELHYKTLSTDADLAALLAREGERLLGRSVRIDFRMEGAPGGSQGQGAGPDPSPPPDPMPESGPEPDAHDPAEPVDEPAPSPAPPQVDPRAAMQQAELLLRESELNLQEVQPD; translated from the coding sequence ATGAGTACGCTTCCGGCGATGGAGTACCAGGCGCTCTACCGCAAGTACCGGCCGCAGCGCTTCGATCAGGTAATCGGCCAGGAGCATGTCACCGTGACCCTGGCAAGGGAGATCGCCGGAGGTCGGGTGGCGCACGCCTACCTGTTCACCGGTCCCAGAGGCACGGGCAAGACCACCACGGCCCGCCTGCTGGCCATGGCCCTGAACTGTCCCGACCGGGGTCCGGACAGCGAGCCGTGCGGCGCCTGCCCGTCCTGTGCGGGCGTGGCGTCATCAGCCTCCATGGACGTGATGGAGCTCGATGCCGCCTCCCACAACAAGGTGGAGGACATCAGGGAGCTGCGCGCCGGGGTGTCCACGGTGGCGTCGGTGGGGGGTGCTCGGCGGGTGTTCATCCTCGATGAAGCCCACATGCTCACCAAGTCGGCCGCCAACGCCCTGCTCAAGACCCTGGAGGAGCCACCCGAGCATGTGCACTTCGTGCTGGCCACCACCGAGCCCTACCGGTTGCTTGACACGGTCCGTTCGAGAAGCCAGCGGTTCGACTTCCATCTGGTGCCGACCGACACCCTGACCGACCACCTGAGGTGGATCGCCGAGGCCGAGGGGTTCGAGGCCACCGACGGCGCCCTGCTGGCGGTGGCTCGGCGGGCTGCCGGGTCGGTCCGGGACTCGTTGAGCCTCCTCGAGCAGGTAGCCGCCAGGGACGGTACCGTCACCGAGGAAGGCGTCCAGGCGGCGCTTGGCGTGGCCGGGCCCGAGTCGCTCGTGAAGCTGGTGGATGCGGTTGCAGACGAGGCGCCCGCCGCCGCCCTCGAGTTGGTGGCCCATCTGTCGGCGGGCGGCGTCGATCTGCGACGCTTCGCCGGCGATGCGCTGGGTCTCTTTCGGGGGGTCTTCCTCACCCACTACAGCTCGGATGTGAGGGAGTTCACCGACGAGCCTCCCGAGGTGATCGAGCACTGGCAGGAGGTGGCAGGCCGGATCCCTGCGGCTCTGGTGATGAGGTCGATCGACATTCTGGGAGAGGCGCTCGTCAAGCTCAGGGAGGGCCGGGACGAGCGCATGATGCTGGAGTTGGCCGTCCTGAAGCTGTCCCGCCCTGAGCTGGACGACCGCCCGGAGGGACTGCTGCGGCGGATCGAGCGGCTCGAGAAGGGCCGGCCGGTCGCGCCCGCCCGCAGCCCGACGGCCGTCCCGGCCCCGGCCGCAACTGCCTCGGCGACCTCCGCCCCGGCCGCCTCCACTCCGGACGCCTCTGCCAAAGCCCCGGCGGGCACTCCGGCCTCTCCGCCTCAGGAGCCGCTATCCATCCCGGCGTCCGACCAGCCACTCGCCGATGCGGACCTGGACCACATCTGGCCGCAGCTCAGCAACGCGGTCATCGAAGGGCTGGGTGGGAGGCTGGGTGCGTTCTTCCGCGAGGCTGTTCCAGGCGCAGTGGACGGTTCCACTCTGGTGCTGCACCTTCCGGCCGGGTACGAGCTTCACTACAAGACTCTCTCGACGGACGCCGATCTGGCCGCGCTGCTCGCTCGGGAGGGAGAGAGGCTCCTCGGCAGGTCGGTGAGGATCGACTTCCGTATGGAGGGCGCGCCCGGCGGGTCGCAAGGGCAGGGTGCCGGACCGGATCCCTCACCCCCGCCGGATCCGATGCCCGAGTCAGGGCCGGAGCCGGACGCCCATGATCCTGCCGAGCCGGTGGACGAGCCCGCTCCCTCGCCGGCGCCGCCGCAGGTGGACCCGAGGGCGGCCATGCAACAGGCGGAGCTTCTGCTGCGCGAGTCCGAACTGAACCTCCAGGAGGTCCAGCCCGACTAG